In Sporosarcina psychrophila, a genomic segment contains:
- a CDS encoding SCP2 sterol-binding domain-containing protein produces the protein MTMNFDDMTMTTIWLKIDEKLNGEPGPIKGMTVTYSFDLSGDDGGLYGLTLADGKAVTITGDPGEVDCALTMSVKDFKKLLADNLNSTAAFMMGKLKVKGNIGLALKLEGLLKQYSF, from the coding sequence ATGACGATGAATTTTGATGACATGACAATGACAACTATTTGGCTTAAAATTGACGAGAAATTGAACGGGGAACCAGGTCCAATTAAAGGAATGACTGTGACCTATTCATTCGATTTATCTGGTGATGATGGCGGTCTATATGGCTTAACGTTAGCAGATGGCAAAGCCGTAACAATTACCGGAGATCCCGGTGAAGTTGATTGTGCGTTAACTATGAGTGTGAAAGATTTCAAGAAACTACTTGCTGACAACTTGAATTCAACCGCTGCCTTTATGATGGGTAAACTCAAAGTTAAAGGAAATATTGGTCTTGCGTTAAAATTAGAAGGTTTATTAAAACAGTATTCGTTTTAA